AAGAATTTGAATCCAACGCTTCGGCAAAGCAGGCGCTGCTGGATGAGTACGATGCCCAAATCAACCCTGAGCAGGGTCTTGAAGCTGCACGCACCAAGCTACGTGAGCTGCAGGAAAAGTGGGAGGAAATCGGCTACGTTCCACGCGGCCAGGTGCGCGAATTCGAAGACAAGATCGCCGTGCTGGAAAAGCGTGTCTCCGAAGCTGAAGAATCCCAGTGGCGTCGCACCGACCCTGAGGCTCAGGCACGTGCCGATCAGTTCTCCGCAAAGGTCGCAGAGTTCAACGCCCAGGCAGACGCTGCAGAAGCCAAGGGCAACACCAAGAAGGCCGAGAAGCTGCGCGCCCAGGCTGCTCAGTGGGAAGAGTGGTCACGCGCTGCTCACGAGGCAGTTGACCAGCTCTAAATGAAGGTTGTCAAAGTCGCGGATCAGATTGTCGGTACAGAACCCGAGGATCAGGTCCGCTCTTTTGTGTTCATGTCCAACATGGCCGCTCAGGAAACCGCTCAGACCATGGACGTTTCCGTGTCCGTGGAGCGCATCCACGCCGACCTCGTGGGCTCTACTGAAATATCCTCCTCGCTTTATTACGTTCCCGACGAGTGGGATGAGGCCCAGGGCTGGGTGAAAATCAACTATCCCCTTATCGATGACACGCACACGGCAAGCCTAGACATCGTCCTCGACGCCACGTTTCAACCCCTGCCGGGCACCTCACTAGAGCCTGGCGCCATAACGCTTATCGACGCCCTCCTCGCCCACGGCGAGCACATTGCGGCCCTGCCACCCCACCGCCGCACCACGTTCCACACCGCCCACCTGCATCCCGCGGGCGGCTTGGACGACTGCGACTACTGCGCCATTCTATCGCGCCGGGGTTATCTATTCGCCCACGAAGAGATTCAGCAAATAATTCCGATCGGCTCGTGGCCTCGCTCTGTGGACGGCGTCACCGTCTCTGAAGTCGTGGGAACTGACTTCCCCACCGAACTTCTGCCCGGCATCATTGAGCTGCAGCATCGCGCCGCGCTTGATGTCCCCCACGGCCAGCTTTCCCTCCAGCCGGCACCATGGAATGCCGAGCGCCTTGCCCAACAATCGGAGCGCATCACCAAGCTGGGCACCAAGCTCTACACTGCCGTGCTATCAGACGATAAAGGCGTTGTCGCGATGTCGAGCGTCTCAATCCCACCCGCTGCACATCCTCATGTTGCCGAACAGGGGCTGACTATTGTGCACCCCCGGGCGCGCGGCCGCGGCTTTGGGGCAGCCGCGAAAAAAGCATGCTTATCGACGCTTTCTTCCCACCACCCAGATATCCAACGTGTAGCAACCTCAAACGCGGTTGATAATCAAGCCATGCTTGTTATCAACCGCGCATTAGGTGCCGTGGAGATCTCCCGAACGCTCCTGTGGGAGAAAAACCTCTAAGACTCTTTTTGGTGTGCTGTGTTTTCTTGTGCTCGCTCGCGGCGCCTGGCAACGCGGGCGCGGCGGTCGTCGACAAGCAAAGGGTTGTTCTCTGGGCTAGTCTGCTGCTGTTCCAACAACGCGCGCTGGGTAGCTGCAACGCCGTCGAGATCAGGGTTTTCTGCACGCATATCCGCGAGTTCTACCTGACGATCGCTTCGCGCCAAAATTACATTGGATAGACCCCACACCGCACACACCGCGCCAATGATCGCAAGAATCATGCCAACATTGACATAGTTGACCTGGGTGCTGGTGCTGGTTTGGCGCATCCAGATGGCAAACACCGCAAACACGAGGGTGACACAGGAGAAGATCCACGCAACCCACGCCATCCACGTCTTTTTTAAGGTGACTGTACCGAGCGAAATCAGGAACACACCGATTGCGCCTAACCAGTAGAAACCATATTCACCCAAAGTGATGTTGGCGTCTGCAGCGGTTGATGACAGGGTGAGCACCTGCCATCCCATCACACCTCTGATGTGAGGCAGAAACAGAGCCACAATGTAGAGCACGATTCCAGCAATGAGATACCATTTCTTGTTGCCCAGTTCCACAGTCTTTGCGGCATCTTTTTCCAGTGCCGCAAGCTCTGCTCCGCTGAGGCTCTTTTCACTCACGTTGTTGTTCATCTCCTTGATTGGCATCCAGTGTTGGCGCCGACTCCCTTTATCCTAGCCGTGCCCAGCGACAAGGCTCTAGTTTGCAGAGCAGCAGGCAGAATCTGTGGCAGGAGCCACTTTTGGTGCACCAATGGACGGCAAGCCCAAACCGACACCGATCGGGGCGGTAGTCGGAACCTGACCGACAGCTGAATTATCTCCAGCCTTGGTGCGGCGATGGGTCTCCACACCAGAATCAGCAATAAGGAAGAATGGCTTCGCATCGGTGACGGTGACGGTCACGAAATCACCTGGGCGAATCTCACCATCGATAGCACCCTCGGTGCGTGGTGTTGGAGCAAAGTGAACAAGACGACCGTCACGTGCACGACCACTCATGCGCTTGGTGGCATCATTCTTGCGACCACCACCTGCCTGCACCAGCAGCTCCACCTCAGTGCCGATGAGCTTGCTGTTTTCTTCCTCACTCACCTGCTCCTGCAACGCCATAAGACGCTCATAGCGCTCTTGGACGACTTCCTTTGGAACCTGGTTGTCATACTCCGCAGCTGGAGTTCCAGGGCGAGGGCTGTACTGGAAGGTGTACGCAGAAGTAAAGCGTGCTTTCTTGACAACATCGAGCGTGTCCTGGAAGTCCTCTTCTGTTTCACCCGGGAATCCGACGATGATGTCAGTGGTGATAGAAGCATGTGGAATCTTCGCGCGCACCTCATCCAAGATGGCCA
The window above is part of the Corynebacterium deserti GIMN1.010 genome. Proteins encoded here:
- a CDS encoding GNAT family N-acetyltransferase, with the protein product MKVVKVADQIVGTEPEDQVRSFVFMSNMAAQETAQTMDVSVSVERIHADLVGSTEISSSLYYVPDEWDEAQGWVKINYPLIDDTHTASLDIVLDATFQPLPGTSLEPGAITLIDALLAHGEHIAALPPHRRTTFHTAHLHPAGGLDDCDYCAILSRRGYLFAHEEIQQIIPIGSWPRSVDGVTVSEVVGTDFPTELLPGIIELQHRAALDVPHGQLSLQPAPWNAERLAQQSERITKLGTKLYTAVLSDDKGVVAMSSVSIPPAAHPHVAEQGLTIVHPRARGRGFGAAAKKACLSTLSSHHPDIQRVATSNAVDNQAMLVINRALGAVEISRTLLWEKNL
- a CDS encoding Rv2732c family membrane protein, with the translated sequence MNNNVSEKSLSGAELAALEKDAAKTVELGNKKWYLIAGIVLYIVALFLPHIRGVMGWQVLTLSSTAADANITLGEYGFYWLGAIGVFLISLGTVTLKKTWMAWVAWIFSCVTLVFAVFAIWMRQTSTSTQVNYVNVGMILAIIGAVCAVWGLSNVILARSDRQVELADMRAENPDLDGVAATQRALLEQQQTSPENNPLLVDDRRARVARRRERAQENTAHQKES